Genomic DNA from Streptomyces venezuelae:
ATCCTGGGCGGCAAGGACCACTACCCCGTGGATGCCGCGGCGGGCGACACGATGTGCGAGCACTGGCCCGCGCTGCCGGTGCACATGCTGGAGAACCGCCGCTTCATGCACCGCGCCGGGCGCTACCTCGCCGAGGAGCAGGGAATCCGCCAATTCCTCGACATAGGAACCGGGTTGCCCACGGCGCCCAACCTCCACGAGGTGGCCCAGGAGGTGGCACCCGAGTCGCACGTGGTCTACGTCGACAACGACCCCATCGTCCTGGCCCACGCCCGCGCCCTCCTGCAGAGCACACCCGAGGGTGCGACGGCGTACATCGACGCGGACATGCACGACCCGGACGCCATCCTGGACAGCGCGGAGTTCCGCGAGCTGATCGACCTGGGGGAGCCGGTCGGCCTCATGGTCATCGGCATCCTCCACTTCATCCTGCCCCCGGACGACCGCCGCCTCGTCCAGCGCCTCCTGGAACCGCTGCCCTCGGGCAGCTTCCTGGCCATGACCATCGGCACCGCGGACTTCGCCCCCGACGAGGTGGGCCGGGTCGCCGAGGAGTACGCAGCGCAGGGCATGCCCATGGCCCTGCGCGACCTGCCGACGGCCACGTCGTTCTTCGACGGCATGGAACTGGTCGACCCGGGCGTCACCCAGGTCCACAAGTGGCGCCCCGGCCCGGAGCAGGCGGGCATCGACGACAGCGCGATCGCGATGTACGGGGCGGTGGCCCGCAAGCCCTGACCCCACCCGGTCCCCAATTTGTCCGGACAACAGAACTTAAGAACTTCCCGTCATCATCTCCTGGGACTACGCTCGCCACGTGTCCAAACCAGTCGCCAAAGCAGCTCAGGACAAACCGGTCCAGGACCCCACCGTGGACCTCCGGCTCGGCGTCGACCGCAGCAGTCCCGTCCCGCTCTACTTCCAGCTCGCCCAGCAGCTGGAAGCGGCGATCGAGCGGGGCGCCCTGACGCCCGGCAGCCTCCTCGGCAACGAGATCGAGCTCGCCGGGCGGCTCGGCCTCTCGCGGCCCACGGTGCGGCAGGCCATCCAGTCCCTCGTCGACAAGGGGCTGCTCGTGCGGCGGCGGGGCGTCGGGACGCAGGTCGTGCACAGCCAGGTCAAGCGGCCCCTGGAGCTCAGCAGTCTCTACGACGACCTGGAGGCCGCGGGGCAGCGGCCCGAGACCCGGGTCCTGCGCGCCGCCCTGGAACCCGCCACCGCCGAGGTCGCGGCGGCGCTCGGGGTCGCCGAGGGCGACGAGGTGCACCTCGTCGAACGGCTCCGGCTCGCGCACGGCGAACCCATGGCCCACCTGCGCAACCACCTGCCCACCGGCCTCCTCGACCTCGACCCGGCACGCCTGGAGGCCACCGGCCTCTACCGCCTCATGCGCGCCGCGGGCCTCACCCTGCACAGCGCCCGCCAGTCCGTCGGCGCCCGCGCCGCCACCGCCGACGAGGCGGAACTGCTCACCGAGCCGATGGGCGCCCCACTGCTCACGATGCGGCGCACGACGTTCGACGACACGGGACGCGCCGTCGAATTCGGCTCACACGTCTACCGGGCCTCGCGGTACTCCTTCGAGTTCCAGCTCCTCGTACGGCCGTAGTCAGAATGTTCTGACAAACTTATTGACGGTGCCGCGCGCCCCCCGCTAGAACTCCTCCAGCCGCACCGAGGCGGCCGGGAGACGAGGGGTGGTCCACCATGCGTACATCCCGCAAGGTCATGCGTACATCCCGTACAGCCAGGGGCGTCGTCG
This window encodes:
- a CDS encoding SAM-dependent methyltransferase, whose product is MHGAGDRIDTSTAHSARVYDYILGGKDHYPVDAAAGDTMCEHWPALPVHMLENRRFMHRAGRYLAEEQGIRQFLDIGTGLPTAPNLHEVAQEVAPESHVVYVDNDPIVLAHARALLQSTPEGATAYIDADMHDPDAILDSAEFRELIDLGEPVGLMVIGILHFILPPDDRRLVQRLLEPLPSGSFLAMTIGTADFAPDEVGRVAEEYAAQGMPMALRDLPTATSFFDGMELVDPGVTQVHKWRPGPEQAGIDDSAIAMYGAVARKP
- a CDS encoding GntR family transcriptional regulator, with the protein product MDLRLGVDRSSPVPLYFQLAQQLEAAIERGALTPGSLLGNEIELAGRLGLSRPTVRQAIQSLVDKGLLVRRRGVGTQVVHSQVKRPLELSSLYDDLEAAGQRPETRVLRAALEPATAEVAAALGVAEGDEVHLVERLRLAHGEPMAHLRNHLPTGLLDLDPARLEATGLYRLMRAAGLTLHSARQSVGARAATADEAELLTEPMGAPLLTMRRTTFDDTGRAVEFGSHVYRASRYSFEFQLLVRP